One Azoarcus sp. DN11 DNA segment encodes these proteins:
- a CDS encoding amidohydrolase family protein, with product MAIDFHCNLFTSEAIDKWWYGQPEMLRLIKWWRMEERIQGKSVGEFIAMMDEAGLDKAFIPAIRMMSYQKKTMVWDITEEEVHAVVSQYPDRLVGLCGFNPLQKLESVRRVERAVKEFGFKGVYIHTYGFGIPLNDRLYYPLYAKCVELGIPVSMQVGHSAEHMPNELGRPIYLDIVALDFPELKLIGAHTGWPWTEEMISLAWKHENVYLGIDAHHPKYLEPTLIHFMKTRGQNKVIYGTNYPAVLHSESIACIKNDLGLSEKVAQKILHGNAAAVYGL from the coding sequence ATGGCAATCGATTTTCACTGCAATCTGTTCACGTCGGAAGCCATTGATAAGTGGTGGTATGGACAGCCGGAAATGCTACGACTCATCAAGTGGTGGCGGATGGAAGAGCGCATCCAGGGCAAGTCCGTCGGCGAGTTCATTGCCATGATGGATGAGGCAGGTCTCGACAAGGCGTTCATACCCGCGATCCGCATGATGTCCTATCAGAAAAAGACCATGGTCTGGGACATCACTGAGGAGGAAGTGCATGCCGTAGTCAGTCAATATCCGGATCGCCTGGTAGGCCTGTGCGGGTTCAATCCCCTGCAGAAATTGGAAAGCGTACGCAGGGTGGAGCGGGCCGTGAAGGAGTTCGGGTTCAAGGGCGTCTACATCCATACTTACGGCTTTGGCATTCCTCTGAACGATCGCCTCTACTACCCCTTGTACGCCAAATGCGTCGAGCTGGGTATTCCGGTGTCCATGCAGGTGGGTCATTCGGCCGAGCATATGCCGAACGAATTGGGGCGTCCGATCTACCTGGACATCGTCGCGCTTGATTTTCCCGAGCTGAAGCTGATCGGCGCCCATACGGGATGGCCTTGGACGGAGGAGATGATCTCGCTCGCCTGGAAGCACGAGAACGTCTATCTGGGCATCGATGCACACCATCCCAAATATCTCGAGCCCACCCTGATCCACTTCATGAAGACCCGCGGCCAGAACAAGGTCATCTACGGGACGAATTACCCGGCCGTCCTGCATAGCGAGTCCATTGCATGCATCAAGAACGACCTCGGTCTGAGCGAAAAGGTGGCGCAGAAGATCCTGCACGGGAACGCTGCGGCCGTGTATGGGCTGTAG
- the oah gene encoding 6-oxocyclohex-1-ene-1-carbonyl-CoA hydratase, with product MRSVTDQIARHRAPRQLTDHGVAPDVVVPGVAYEKRPARTPRGDLAQGIYHAWITIDNQAQFNSYSVDMLKGIQWALKTASNARDVVSVVLTGAGSKAFCTGGNATDFARYYARNPQEFRQFMRLFNDTVSAVMVCEKPVICRVNGMRTGGAQELGLACDFTIAQDLALFGLAGPKHGGAMIGGATDFLPVMIGAEAALAVGTLCESLSAHKARRLGMITAVVPALKVDGNFVPNPLVVTDRCVDEFGELVLGEPKTGEALLQGKALLALGEVDLSLLDAKVEELCAKFVTMFPDSLTKSLEALRKPKIEAWNRNKEDNRAWLALNMMTEACAGFRAFAEGSKEAGREIDFVALRQALAKGAPWTPDLIDNLMPHTRN from the coding sequence ATGAGAAGCGTTACTGACCAGATTGCGCGCCACAGGGCACCCAGGCAGTTGACCGATCACGGGGTGGCTCCCGACGTCGTAGTGCCGGGCGTCGCCTATGAAAAACGCCCGGCGAGAACGCCGCGCGGCGACCTGGCCCAGGGTATCTACCACGCCTGGATCACCATCGACAATCAGGCGCAGTTCAACTCCTACAGCGTCGACATGCTCAAGGGCATCCAGTGGGCGTTGAAGACAGCCAGCAACGCTCGGGATGTCGTCAGCGTCGTCCTGACAGGCGCGGGCAGCAAAGCGTTCTGCACCGGCGGCAACGCGACGGATTTTGCCCGCTACTACGCCCGCAACCCGCAGGAATTCCGCCAATTCATGCGCCTGTTCAATGATACGGTGTCGGCGGTCATGGTGTGCGAGAAACCTGTGATTTGCCGGGTGAACGGCATGCGCACCGGCGGCGCTCAGGAACTGGGATTGGCCTGCGACTTCACCATCGCCCAGGACTTGGCCTTGTTCGGACTCGCCGGTCCGAAGCACGGGGGAGCGATGATCGGCGGGGCGACGGACTTCCTGCCGGTGATGATCGGTGCGGAAGCCGCACTCGCGGTAGGCACGCTATGCGAGTCCCTCTCGGCCCACAAGGCGCGCCGCCTCGGCATGATCACTGCCGTGGTGCCGGCCCTCAAGGTGGACGGCAATTTCGTACCCAATCCGTTGGTGGTCACCGACCGTTGCGTCGACGAGTTCGGAGAATTGGTACTGGGCGAGCCGAAGACTGGCGAGGCGCTCCTGCAGGGAAAGGCGCTTCTCGCTCTCGGCGAGGTTGACCTGAGCCTGCTCGATGCCAAGGTCGAAGAACTGTGCGCCAAGTTCGTGACCATGTTCCCGGATAGCCTGACCAAGAGCCTCGAAGCCCTGCGCAAACCCAAGATCGAGGCCTGGAACCGCAACAAGGAAGACAACCGCGCCTGGCTCGCTTTGAACATGATGACCGAAGCCTGCGCCGGTTTTCGCGCTTTTGCCGAAGGTAGCAAGGAAGCAGGGCGCGAAATCGATTTCGTGGCTCTGCGGCAGGCCCTTGCCAAGGGCGCCCCCTGGACGCCTGATCTGATCGACAACTTGATGCCCCACACTAGAAACTGA
- a CDS encoding cyclohexa-1,5-dienecarbonyl-CoA hydratase, translating into MTDTPLEVRLDRGAKLLRLRLNRPKANIVDAQMIAALSQALDAHAEDRNLSAVLLEHAGPHFSFGASIEEHFPDQMTGMLAVLHGLIKRMLDFPRPILVAVRGQCLGGGMEVALAGSLIFAAEDAIFGQPEIKLGFFAPAASCLLPERIGQGAADDLLFSGRSVSAPEAMRLGLVNCVAEDPVAAAVAYFDEHLAGLSTNALRFAVKAARGAMTRRVMERLDELEKICGQDLINSVDALEGLLAFQEKRPPRWKNR; encoded by the coding sequence ATGACCGACACACCGCTTGAAGTCCGGCTCGACCGCGGCGCGAAGCTGCTGCGGCTTCGGCTCAACCGTCCTAAAGCTAATATTGTCGATGCTCAAATGATCGCAGCGCTCAGTCAGGCGCTCGACGCGCATGCCGAGGACCGCAATCTGTCGGCGGTGCTGCTCGAGCATGCTGGGCCGCACTTCAGCTTCGGCGCGAGCATCGAGGAGCATTTCCCCGATCAGATGACAGGAATGCTCGCTGTACTTCACGGCCTAATCAAGCGAATGCTCGATTTCCCGCGCCCGATACTGGTCGCGGTGCGCGGCCAGTGTCTGGGTGGGGGAATGGAGGTCGCCCTTGCGGGCAGTCTGATCTTCGCGGCAGAGGATGCAATATTCGGTCAGCCTGAAATCAAGTTGGGTTTCTTTGCACCTGCCGCCAGTTGTCTTCTCCCCGAGCGCATCGGCCAGGGCGCTGCCGACGATTTGCTGTTCTCCGGGCGCAGCGTTTCAGCGCCAGAGGCGATGCGGCTCGGGCTCGTCAACTGCGTGGCAGAAGACCCAGTGGCTGCCGCGGTCGCCTATTTTGATGAACATCTGGCCGGGCTCAGCACCAACGCACTTCGCTTCGCCGTCAAGGCGGCGCGCGGGGCTATGACACGCCGTGTGATGGAACGCCTCGACGAACTCGAAAAGATATGTGGGCAAGACCTCATCAATAGCGTTGATGCGCTTGAAGGTTTGCTCGCGTTTCAGGAAAAGCGGCCTCCGCGTTGGAAAAATCGCTAA
- a CDS encoding YfhL family 4Fe-4S dicluster ferredoxin, translating into MALLITDECTSCGACQTECPNEAITQGNDIYVIAPNLCTECVGHFDESQCVHVCPVDSIVADPDHVETKAELRAKAARL; encoded by the coding sequence ATGGCCTTGTTGATTACAGATGAGTGCACTAGTTGCGGTGCCTGCCAAACGGAATGCCCGAACGAGGCGATTACTCAAGGAAATGATATTTATGTGATCGCCCCGAATTTGTGCACAGAATGTGTAGGTCATTTTGACGAGTCGCAATGCGTCCACGTCTGTCCGGTAGACTCGATTGTTGCGGACCCCGATCACGTCGAAACGAAGGCTGAACTGCGTGCGAAAGCGGCTCGATTGTAA
- a CDS encoding 3-hydroxyacyl-CoA dehydrogenase family protein, protein MEKIAVIGAGAMGRQIALQCALSGLKTVLNDSRKESLEQAADFVREHLDKRVAKGRISSEQRATALGNLDLAPDLAAAADADLIIEAIVEKFEPKAELFRTLDRLCPPQTIFGTNSSNIRGSRLAGVTARPQRVLNIHFFNPALVMELVEVVVHPAVPAEIIEEVLAFCRSIGKTPVVLRKEIPGFIVNRIFRALTREAVSLYEEGYASAEDIDLAVTKGLGHPMGPLRLLDTTGIDVSYLARMDEYEETSVESAKPNRLLKEMYERGEWGKKSGKGFYIYGDDKAK, encoded by the coding sequence ATGGAAAAGATCGCGGTCATCGGGGCAGGGGCCATGGGGCGGCAGATAGCGCTGCAGTGCGCACTCAGCGGCCTGAAAACGGTACTCAACGACAGCCGCAAGGAAAGTCTGGAGCAGGCGGCGGACTTCGTTCGAGAGCATTTGGACAAGCGCGTCGCCAAGGGGCGCATCAGCAGCGAGCAGAGGGCTACGGCGCTCGGCAATCTCGATTTGGCGCCGGACTTGGCCGCTGCCGCCGATGCTGATCTGATAATCGAAGCCATCGTCGAAAAATTCGAACCGAAGGCTGAACTGTTCCGCACACTCGATCGACTTTGTCCGCCGCAGACGATTTTCGGCACCAACAGCTCGAATATCCGGGGCTCACGCTTGGCAGGAGTCACCGCGCGACCGCAGCGAGTGCTTAACATACATTTCTTCAACCCGGCACTCGTGATGGAACTAGTGGAGGTCGTAGTGCATCCCGCTGTGCCGGCAGAGATCATTGAAGAGGTGCTAGCGTTTTGCCGCAGCATCGGAAAGACCCCGGTGGTGCTGCGCAAGGAAATCCCGGGGTTCATCGTCAACCGCATCTTCCGGGCGCTGACGCGTGAGGCGGTCAGCCTCTACGAGGAGGGTTACGCCTCGGCCGAGGACATCGATCTTGCCGTGACCAAGGGGCTTGGGCACCCGATGGGGCCCCTGCGCCTGCTCGATACGACCGGAATCGACGTGTCGTATCTGGCACGTATGGATGAATACGAAGAGACCAGCGTCGAATCGGCCAAACCTAACCGCCTTCTGAAGGAGATGTACGAGCGTGGCGAGTGGGGGAAGAAGTCCGGGAAGGGTTTCTACATCTACGGGGACGACAAAGCAAAGTAA
- a CDS encoding acyl-CoA dehydratase activase encodes MVYTIGVDIGSTYIKGLVLDEDSNVVARHMRPTGADLQGTAELVVNETAEQAKINKRDLAYCITTGYGRYQYSGRDLQVTDLTATARGAVFLFPETRTVLDIGGQTMKASRLDGFHKVRTFRLNDKCASGTGMFLEKTVRYMGYDTAGIDGLLNSAKEAASISGVCTVFAESEVINHLSNSVPPEDIMYGAGMSLTKRSVQLLKRINVEPQITLVGGIMRWGVMAKAIRDELNLDANVAPGDMPQFTAALGCAILGHIRVKKLRGSGADRRAA; translated from the coding sequence ATGGTCTATACGATTGGTGTGGATATCGGTTCCACGTATATAAAAGGGCTCGTGCTGGACGAAGACTCGAATGTTGTAGCCCGTCATATGAGGCCGACAGGCGCCGATCTGCAGGGAACTGCGGAACTGGTGGTCAACGAGACGGCCGAGCAAGCAAAGATCAATAAGCGCGATCTGGCCTATTGCATTACCACTGGTTATGGTCGCTATCAGTATTCCGGTCGGGACTTGCAGGTTACAGATTTGACCGCCACGGCCCGGGGTGCGGTTTTTCTGTTTCCTGAGACGCGTACAGTGCTTGACATTGGTGGCCAGACCATGAAGGCGAGTCGCCTTGACGGTTTTCATAAGGTTCGAACCTTTCGCCTGAACGACAAGTGCGCATCGGGTACCGGCATGTTTCTTGAAAAGACCGTGCGTTATATGGGCTATGACACGGCCGGCATCGACGGACTATTGAACAGCGCCAAGGAAGCTGCCTCCATTTCCGGGGTTTGTACCGTGTTTGCCGAGTCGGAGGTTATCAATCACCTGAGCAACAGCGTGCCGCCCGAAGACATCATGTACGGCGCGGGCATGTCGCTGACCAAGCGCAGTGTGCAGTTGCTGAAGCGTATCAATGTTGAGCCTCAAATTACCTTGGTCGGTGGAATTATGCGCTGGGGCGTGATGGCCAAGGCGATTCGCGATGAGCTCAATTTGGACGCGAACGTCGCGCCAGGTGACATGCCGCAGTTTACCGCCGCGCTGGGTTGCGCCATCCTTGGTCACATTCGTGTGAAGAAGCTGAGAGGTTCCGGTGCCGATCGCCGAGCGGCGTAA
- a CDS encoding enoyl-CoA hydratase/isomerase family protein: MANEIVLKKRSDGIAIVTLNRPEAMNAINRAMVRKLRDAIRDVESDEAVDVIIVAGSGGKAFCVGIDLKERQTLSDEEAAVLRLEEMFPMYSEFEAKRKPSIAVVDGHCLAGGFEIALACDLIFATPRSTFGLPEVKWGLIPAAGGCRKLPKLIGAARAKELILTASTFDAVAAERMGVINRIVSGEELMPQALEMAQCIRGNVQVAVRGAKRCMDHALDMEHSESFDIDISNGCYAAKERKEGVSQFAGRKPAHS, from the coding sequence ATGGCAAACGAAATCGTGCTGAAAAAGCGAAGCGACGGAATCGCGATCGTGACGCTCAATCGCCCTGAGGCCATGAACGCCATCAATCGCGCGATGGTGCGCAAGCTGCGCGATGCGATTCGGGACGTGGAGAGCGACGAGGCTGTCGATGTGATCATCGTCGCTGGCTCGGGCGGCAAGGCTTTTTGTGTCGGCATCGACCTCAAGGAGCGCCAGACCCTGAGCGACGAGGAAGCCGCCGTCTTGCGCCTCGAAGAGATGTTCCCGATGTACAGCGAGTTTGAGGCCAAGCGCAAACCGTCCATCGCCGTGGTCGATGGCCATTGCTTGGCCGGGGGTTTCGAAATCGCACTGGCCTGCGACCTGATATTCGCCACGCCGCGCTCGACCTTCGGTTTGCCTGAGGTGAAATGGGGTTTGATCCCAGCGGCGGGGGGGTGCCGCAAGCTGCCGAAGTTGATCGGCGCTGCGCGAGCTAAGGAACTGATTCTGACCGCATCCACCTTCGACGCGGTCGCGGCGGAGCGAATGGGGGTGATTAACCGTATCGTCTCCGGCGAGGAACTGATGCCGCAGGCGCTGGAAATGGCGCAATGCATCCGGGGCAACGTCCAAGTGGCCGTCCGGGGTGCCAAGCGCTGCATGGATCATGCGCTCGATATGGAGCATTCCGAGTCGTTCGATATCGACATATCCAATGGTTGCTACGCAGCGAAGGAACGCAAGGAAGGCGTCTCCCAATTTGCCGGGCGCAAGCCGGCGCACTCTTGA
- the had gene encoding 6-hydroxycyclohex-1-ene-1-carbonyl-CoA dehydrogenase: protein MAIQAYRWVMKAVGQPMERELFDPGAPGPGEVVIEVAGCGVCHTDLGFYYDGVRTNHPLPLTLGHEISGHVVAAGKGADEWMRRAVIVPAMFQCGECDPCKRGKGTLCSNERMPGNDIDGGFATHIRVPARGLVPVDESRLRDVGLSLASVAVVADAVTTPYQAVLQSGLGPGDIAIVNGVGGVGGYCVQIARAMGATVVAIDVDPAKLKMIADYGAALTLNAREVDSREQKKRIAAFARERGLRPIEWTIFECSGTRAGQESAFSLLVRGGTLCVVGFTLDKVEVRLSNFMALHARALGNWGCLLKNYAPALDLVLEDKVKIAPFVEELPLDLINEVFQAAHDRRLVRRAVLVP, encoded by the coding sequence ATGGCGATTCAAGCATATCGCTGGGTGATGAAGGCGGTCGGCCAGCCTATGGAACGGGAATTGTTCGACCCGGGCGCTCCTGGACCGGGCGAGGTCGTTATCGAAGTGGCGGGCTGCGGCGTCTGTCACACCGATCTCGGTTTCTACTACGATGGGGTACGCACAAATCATCCGCTGCCATTGACGCTTGGCCATGAAATCAGCGGCCATGTGGTGGCGGCCGGTAAGGGCGCCGACGAGTGGATGCGTCGCGCGGTCATCGTGCCGGCGATGTTCCAATGCGGCGAGTGCGATCCCTGCAAACGTGGCAAGGGCACTCTCTGTAGCAACGAAAGGATGCCTGGCAACGATATCGATGGAGGCTTCGCCACGCATATCCGGGTGCCAGCTCGAGGTCTCGTGCCGGTCGACGAGTCGCGACTGCGCGATGTCGGGCTGTCGCTGGCATCGGTGGCCGTGGTCGCGGATGCTGTGACGACGCCGTACCAGGCAGTGCTGCAATCTGGCTTGGGGCCGGGCGACATAGCTATCGTCAACGGCGTCGGTGGGGTAGGGGGTTATTGCGTACAGATTGCCCGCGCGATGGGTGCGACAGTCGTCGCGATCGATGTCGATCCGGCCAAGCTGAAAATGATTGCCGATTACGGTGCCGCCCTAACCCTGAACGCCCGGGAAGTCGACAGCCGCGAACAGAAGAAGCGCATCGCGGCGTTTGCGCGGGAGCGCGGATTGCGCCCCATCGAATGGACCATCTTCGAGTGCTCGGGCACGCGCGCCGGCCAGGAAAGCGCCTTCAGCCTGCTGGTGCGCGGCGGCACCCTCTGCGTGGTTGGCTTCACCCTGGACAAGGTCGAAGTGCGGCTTTCCAATTTCATGGCACTGCATGCCCGCGCGCTCGGCAACTGGGGATGCCTGCTCAAGAACTACGCCCCTGCCCTCGACCTTGTGCTGGAGGACAAGGTGAAGATCGCGCCGTTCGTGGAGGAGTTGCCCCTGGACCTGATCAACGAGGTCTTCCAGGCGGCACACGACCGCCGCTTGGTGCGCCGCGCAGTGCTGGTTCCCTAG
- a CDS encoding acyl-CoA dehydratase activase, whose translation MNDKCAAGTGRFLGAAADALRIPLGELGQVSLKSEKPVRISTTCTVFAEAEVLSWLGKGKKVEDILWGVHQSIAARAIGLLRRVGIASEITFTGGVAKNVGMIKALEEKLEMKLNVSDDSHFMGALGAALFALGSLQAGEKSATQEA comes from the coding sequence ATGAACGACAAATGCGCGGCTGGTACCGGGCGGTTTTTGGGTGCCGCGGCCGATGCGTTACGCATTCCGCTTGGAGAGCTAGGTCAGGTTTCGCTCAAGTCCGAGAAGCCTGTCCGCATCTCCACCACGTGTACTGTTTTTGCCGAAGCCGAGGTCTTGTCATGGCTGGGAAAAGGCAAGAAGGTGGAAGACATTCTGTGGGGCGTGCATCAGTCTATCGCCGCACGTGCCATCGGCTTGCTGCGCCGCGTAGGCATTGCCTCCGAGATCACCTTCACTGGTGGGGTGGCCAAAAATGTCGGCATGATCAAGGCGCTGGAGGAAAAGCTCGAAATGAAACTGAACGTCAGCGACGACAGCCATTTCATGGGGGCACTGGGGGCTGCGCTCTTTGCCCTCGGCAGTTTGCAGGCCGGCGAGAAGTCGGCGACACAGGAGGCTTGA
- a CDS encoding 2-hydroxyacyl-CoA dehydratase family protein, translated as MAKKYFTGWEGKPLKEIFDLCRELVEDPAYPTVKAWRADGGRVIGHFQVYFPEEIAHAAGLLPVRIRGAQTDGNESESHFGSYLCSIIKTSLDIALTRDIELDLFVTHPICDAARNLAPIWGRNFDYKCQILYLPQNPNSKHSKSYLANEYRRLLGDIESVAGRKVTEQELRASINLYNHSRRLMRDLYVIRKNQPWLLGADESMALVGLAGILPRSEFVELLEAVIPMIKDRSASRQDKMRVVLEGGFCETPPFDLLQTITRSCYVVDDDVFIGLRFIVEDVVDSGDALADLADAYIDRSSYSPVQHDQRKPKEHMLLERVRNADAETVILASAKMCEPGLEEQVAYSKALEEAKIPYFISEFEENQNTFDQLAIQLETFVENIMFD; from the coding sequence ATGGCAAAGAAATACTTCACCGGTTGGGAGGGTAAGCCTCTCAAAGAAATCTTCGACCTCTGTCGTGAGTTGGTCGAGGATCCCGCATATCCCACGGTCAAAGCCTGGCGTGCAGACGGCGGCCGTGTCATCGGTCACTTTCAGGTGTATTTCCCGGAAGAGATCGCGCACGCCGCTGGATTATTGCCCGTACGCATCCGCGGTGCGCAGACAGATGGTAATGAATCCGAGTCTCATTTCGGTTCATATCTGTGCTCTATCATCAAGACTTCCCTCGATATTGCGCTTACAAGGGACATTGAGCTGGATCTGTTTGTTACCCACCCGATCTGCGATGCGGCACGCAACCTCGCACCGATTTGGGGGCGAAATTTCGACTACAAATGCCAGATTTTGTACTTGCCGCAGAACCCGAACTCAAAGCATTCGAAGAGCTATCTCGCGAATGAATACAGACGCTTGCTTGGAGATATCGAATCGGTCGCTGGGCGCAAAGTTACTGAACAGGAACTGCGCGCATCGATCAATCTCTATAACCATTCGCGCCGTCTCATGCGCGACCTCTACGTCATTCGCAAGAATCAACCATGGCTCTTGGGTGCGGATGAGTCGATGGCGCTAGTCGGCCTGGCAGGTATCCTGCCGCGGTCTGAATTTGTCGAATTGTTGGAAGCGGTTATTCCGATGATCAAAGATCGGTCGGCGAGTCGGCAGGACAAAATGCGGGTCGTGCTTGAGGGGGGATTCTGCGAAACCCCGCCGTTCGACCTGCTTCAAACCATCACGCGCTCATGCTATGTCGTGGATGACGACGTCTTTATCGGGCTTCGTTTCATTGTCGAAGACGTGGTCGACTCAGGTGATGCTCTTGCCGATTTGGCTGATGCATATATCGATCGCTCGTCCTATAGCCCGGTACAGCACGATCAGCGCAAGCCGAAGGAGCACATGCTTCTAGAACGCGTGCGCAACGCTGATGCTGAAACGGTGATCCTTGCTTCGGCCAAGATGTGCGAGCCAGGTCTAGAGGAACAGGTCGCCTATTCGAAGGCGTTGGAGGAGGCTAAAATCCCCTATTTCATTTCAGAATTCGAGGAGAATCAGAATACCTTCGACCAGTTGGCGATCCAACTAGAGACCTTCGTTGAAAACATCATGTTCGATTGA
- a CDS encoding BadF/BadG/BcrA/BcrD ATPase family protein, which yields MKYTGGVDVGSTQTKAVILNEDQEIVGRALIFTGADVIQAAHNAFDQALASAKLKRSHVGYVIGTGYGRYKVTFGDRQVTEISCHGRGASHMFPGTQTVIDMGGGRTPRRSGWPPMGRLLIFA from the coding sequence ATGAAATACACAGGTGGCGTGGACGTCGGTTCCACCCAGACCAAGGCGGTTATCCTAAACGAGGATCAGGAAATTGTTGGCCGGGCCCTGATCTTTACAGGTGCCGATGTCATCCAGGCAGCACATAACGCCTTTGATCAGGCGCTTGCCAGTGCGAAGCTTAAGCGGTCGCACGTGGGGTATGTGATCGGGACCGGGTATGGCCGCTACAAGGTAACCTTCGGTGATCGCCAGGTAACCGAAATCTCGTGCCACGGACGCGGGGCGTCCCACATGTTTCCGGGTACGCAGACGGTGATTGACATGGGGGGGGGCAGGACACCAAGGCGATCCGGGTGGCCCCCAATGGGGAGATTACTGATTTTTGCATGA
- a CDS encoding thiolase family protein has product MTTSENDIVAISAARTPLGSFGGSLREVPVWELGAIAIRAALERAALPSDQIDQLIFANCRQAGNGPNPARTAAVKGGIPVEAPSFTVNMACPSGMKSVMLAAQELGSGNARFIVAGGMESMSTMPYLLKNVRWEGFKLGDKTLLDGWADTLDPLCGFGMGMTAENLVAKYGITREEMDEFALASHDGAAKARRGGLTASEIVPVTLPATRSQDEMTLFLDEAIRPDTSLESLAKLKPVFKKDGSVTAGNACSMGDGACAIVLTTRAMAKFLGRPPMFSLVASAQTAVEPAHMGDGPGLAIPMVLKKAGMTLSDIDFIEVNEAFAAQMLANERVLRWDRAKVNVYGGAIALSHPTGMSGARLLMTLGNILQRENGELGVASICGGGGVTTAIVIRRES; this is encoded by the coding sequence ATGACGACCAGCGAAAACGATATTGTTGCAATCAGCGCCGCTCGCACGCCGCTTGGCAGTTTTGGCGGCAGCTTGCGCGAAGTTCCTGTATGGGAACTGGGTGCGATCGCTATTCGGGCGGCTCTCGAGCGTGCCGCACTGCCCTCCGATCAGATTGACCAGTTGATCTTTGCCAACTGCCGGCAGGCCGGAAATGGTCCCAATCCTGCGCGCACCGCGGCGGTGAAGGGCGGCATCCCGGTTGAAGCGCCTTCCTTCACAGTCAATATGGCCTGCCCCTCAGGCATGAAATCCGTGATGCTCGCCGCCCAGGAGCTTGGCAGCGGTAATGCTCGATTCATTGTCGCCGGGGGCATGGAATCGATGAGCACCATGCCGTACTTGCTGAAGAACGTCCGCTGGGAAGGGTTCAAGCTCGGTGACAAGACCCTGCTTGACGGTTGGGCGGATACGCTCGATCCCTTGTGCGGCTTTGGCATGGGCATGACGGCGGAGAATCTTGTGGCCAAGTACGGCATCACCCGCGAGGAAATGGACGAGTTTGCGCTCGCCTCGCACGATGGAGCGGCCAAGGCGCGGCGCGGCGGGCTCACCGCGAGCGAGATCGTTCCTGTGACGTTGCCGGCGACACGAAGCCAGGACGAAATGACGCTTTTCCTTGACGAGGCGATTCGGCCAGACACCAGCTTGGAGAGCTTGGCGAAGCTCAAACCGGTCTTCAAGAAAGATGGCAGCGTGACGGCAGGCAACGCCTGCAGCATGGGCGATGGCGCTTGCGCAATCGTGCTGACCACGCGCGCTATGGCCAAATTCCTGGGACGCCCGCCCATGTTTTCCCTGGTGGCGTCGGCGCAGACTGCAGTAGAGCCTGCTCACATGGGCGATGGGCCCGGTCTTGCGATTCCCATGGTGTTGAAGAAGGCAGGCATGACGCTGAGCGACATTGACTTCATTGAGGTCAACGAGGCATTCGCTGCGCAGATGCTCGCGAACGAGCGCGTGCTCCGCTGGGACCGAGCCAAGGTTAACGTGTACGGGGGGGCGATTGCACTCAGCCACCCGACAGGTATGTCCGGTGCACGGCTGTTAATGACGCTCGGCAACATATTGCAGCGCGAGAACGGCGAATTGGGCGTAGCGTCGATCTGCGGTGGCGGCGGGGTCACCACAGCCATCGTGATCCGCCGCGAATCTTGA